The Plasmodium malariae genome assembly, contig: PmUG01_00_3, whole genome shotgun sequence genome has a segment encoding these proteins:
- the PmUG01_00014900 gene encoding fam-l protein, whose translation MLKIYIMEKNIKLLFFNISAFIFLTWLFHFSIDNSTLNKFLKDNSNNDSKLDGKHYRLLVIHKEESDSNILGLKQDMSNNRVKEKKYLSNNEGETPEKKKHLYKSSSKSIKDHRNAMKKEANIFETKKYSCIEKRIFKELDFEDFLKRNKMISNKIYKKIMYKKLALRIALPLLLFLLLLTVLITDFTWGLITKTTGLWDVLGLSEILKGWAECSEGCWLKTMLEWLKNNSSWFWKHNSIFGEVTHTGCTATDVSTGCILGQLFGIIIYVIPFILLAITVISGIIYYHKKVKKYEKIKFRKR comes from the exons ATGCTGAAAATCTATAtcatggaaaaaaatattaaattattattttttaatatttcagcgtttatatttttaacatggTTATTCCATTTTAGCATTGATAAT aGCACGcttaacaaatttttaaaagataactCTAATAATGATAGTAAATTAGATGGAAAACATTATCGATTATTAGTAATACATAAAGAAGAAAGTGATTCAAATATACTAGGGTTAAAACAAGACATGTCAAATAATAGagtgaaagaaaaaaaatatttatctaaTAATGAAGGTGAAACCccagaaaaaaagaagcatttatataaaagttcATCAAAGAGTATAAAAGATCATAGGAATGCTATGAAAAAAGAAgctaatatatttgaaacaaaaaaatattcctgtattgaaaaaagaatatttaaagaacttgattttgaagattttcttaaaagaaacaaaatgaTTAGTAATaagatttacaaaaaaataatgtacaaAAAGCTAGCATTGCGAATTGCTTTACctttattattgttcttGTTGTTATTAACTGTGCTCATAACAGATTTTACATGGGGATTAATAACTAAAACAACAGGGCTGTGGGATGTATTAGGATTATCGGAAATTCTAAAAGGTTGGGCAGAATGTAGTGAGGGTTGTTGGTTGAAGACAATGTTAGAAtggttaaaaaataattcatcaTGGTTTTGGAAGcataattcaatttttggTGAAGTTACGCATACAGGTTGTACTGCAACAGATGTTAGTACAGGTTGCATATTAGGACAGTTATTtggtattataatatatgttatacctttcattttattagCTATCACAGTTATATCAGGAATTATctattaccataaaaaagttaaaaaatatgaaaaaattaaattcaggaaaagataa
- the PmUG01_00014800 gene encoding fam-m protein, with product MDQRIMLLLLIKYFLFMLLTWICDLWNDARSINKSLYDNLKVNRKLDIGNYRLLAKCKKKKDLNIVSLNEDIADNVECEKKTTYNNENVFTKLKKQSNIYPLNKAQYYTEVMNYNNGIFDGKYFHFEKKWIKKKDYDNFLEKNRRIRDIKLKKIKFRSYGFGVAIFILFFLFGIGLPILKGLDYLNEVLSPLESVLTSLASDEAKKFSFLILFGIVIIILSVLIIGSIPKILKNNEKYKKIKYMTE from the exons ATGGATCAGAGAATTAtgttacttttattaattaaatattttctgtTTATGCTTTTAACATGGATATGTGATTTATGGAATGATGcg agGTCCATAAATAAATCTTTGTATGATAACTTAAAAGTTAATAGAAAATTAGATATAGGAAATTACAGATTACTAGCAAAATgtaagaagaaaaaggatTTAAATATTGTATCGTTAAATGAAGATATAGCAGATAACGTAGAGTGCGAGAAGAAAAcaacatataataatgaaaatgtgTTCACAAAACTAAAGAAACAATCTAATATATATCCATTAAATAAGGCGCAGTACTACACAGAAGTTATGAATTATAACAATGGAATTTTTGatggaaaatattttcattttgaaaaaaaatggatcaagaaaaaagattatgataattttctCGAAAAAAACAGGAGAATTAGagacataaaattaaaaaaaataaaatttagaagcTACGGATTTGGAGTtgctatatttattctttttttcttgtttggAATAGGATTACCCATATTAAAAGGATTAGATTATTTGAATGAAGTGTTATCACCTTTGGAGAGTGTGCTAACAAGTTTAGCTTCAGATGAAGCAAAAAAGTTCTCTTTTCTAATACTATTTGGCATAgttatcattatattatcTGTTTTAATTATAGGATCAATTCCCAaaatcttaaaaaataatgaaaaatataaaaaaattaagtatatgACTGAGTGA